The genomic interval GATGCCAGCGAGGATGCCGTCGCGGTCGATGTCGGTATAGATGATGGCCGCAACTCCGGCGCCTTCAAAGCGCTTGGCCAGCTCGATGATCGAGAGCTCGGAGGTTTCCGCCCAGCCTTCGACCGCCACCATGCCCTTGCGCGCATCGATGCCGACGGCGACCTGACCGGGCCACTTCTGGGCCGCTTCCTTGACCAGCGCCGGATCGCGCACCGCGACCGTGCCGAGAATGACGCGGGCAAGGCCCTTGGCCAGCCAGCTTTCGATATGGCCGAGATTGCGGATACCGCCGCCCAGTTGCACCGGAAACTTCACCGTCTTGAGGATGGATTCGACCGCTGCGCCATTGACGCTCTCGCCGGCGAAGGCGCCGTTGAGGTCGACGACGTGCAGATATTGAAAACCCTGATCCTCGAACGATTTGGCCTGCGCGGCGGGATCATCGTTAAAGACGGTTGCCTGCTCCATGTCGCCCAGCTTGAGGCGCACGCATTGTCCGTCTTTGAGGTCGATGGCGGGGAAGAGGATCATGGGGTCCAGCTCAGAAAGTTTTCGATCAGCTTGAGGCCCAGCGCCTGGCTTTTTTCCGGGTGGAACTGGGTGCCGAAAATGTTGTCGCGGCCGACGCAGGCGGTCACCTGCCCACCATAATCGGTGGTGGCAAGCAGCGTGTCCGGGGTGTCTGTCACGAGATGATAGGAGTGCACGAAATAGGCGTGCAGCCCGTCGGGAATGCCGGCGAGCAGAGCATGGGGGCGGGTGGCCGAAATGGTGTTCCAGCCCATATGCGGGATCTTGAGATTGGCATCGCTTGGCGTCAGGCGCACCACCGCGCCGGGAATCCAGCCCAGGCCTTGGGTCACAGTCTTTTCGCGGCCTTCGCTGGCCAGCAATTGCATGCCGACGCAGACGCCAAGGAATGGCGTGCCACCGCGAATGACGCGTTCCTCGAGCACATCCACCATGCCGGGCACGGCATCGAGGCCCGCCTTGCAGTCGGCAAAAGCGCCGACGCCGGGCAGCATGATGCGGTCAGCCTTACGGACCTGTTGCGGGTCGGCGGTGACCAGGATTTCGGTATTGGTGCCTTCGGCGACGCGGCGGAAGGCATTGGCGGCGGAGGCCAGATTGCCAGCGCCGTAATCGATGATGGTCACGACGCTCATCGCAACGCCTCCAATTGAGCCAGATCGGCAGTGGCCGCAACGCGCTCGCCGCGATAGGTCCAGCCGCGCCAGGTCAGGGCATGACGGCGGAGCCCTGCGGCGGCAAAGCCGAGCCAGATGGCAGCGACGACATAGAGCAGGAACGCCGTGTCACCGCCGATAAAGTTTGACAGGACCACCAGCGCCACCACCTTGAGCAGCCAGGCGACCAGTTCCAGCCACAGGCCATGCACGACCAGAAAAACCGGCGGCAGCAACGCGGCGAGCCAGGAGAAAGCCTCCGGCACGGCAGCGGGCAGGTCGGGCCTGCCGGGCTTGGAATCGAAAATGGCGTAAAGGGTCATGGCGGCGTCCTTGCCGGTACGGACCAAAGATAGGGTGCGTTTAGAGGAATTTTAACGCGGGTGGAAGGGCAAGTGCCACGCCCCCGTGGTTCGAGGGTCGCTCCGCTCCCACCTCACCATGAGGACTACTGAAACACCACGTTGGAAGTAGCCCTCATGGTGAGGTGCGCATTCTTCATGCGCCTCGAACCACGAGGGCGTCGCACGATGCTAAAGCGTACCCTTGGTGCTGGGCACGCGATCGGCCTGGCGCGGATCGATTTCGACCGCCTCACGCAGGGCACGGGCCACCGCCTTGAACATCGACTCCGCCAGATGGTGGTTGTTGTCGGTGTAGAAATTTTCGATGTGCAGCGTGATGCCGGCATTCATCGTGAAAGCCTGGAAGAATTCGCGGAACAGTTCGGTGTCCATCTCGCCCACCTTGTCGCGCGAAAATTCGGCGCGGAAGACGAGGAACGGGCGGCCGGACACGTCGAGCGCGGCGCGGGTCAGCGTGCCGTCCATCGGCAGGTCGCAGGAGGCGTAGCGGCGGATGCCTTTTTTGTCGCCGAGTGCTTTCTGGATCGCCTGGCCCAAAGCGATGCCGACATCTTCCGCCGTGTGGTGGAAATCGATGTGCAGGTCGCCCTTGCAGGTC from Devosia sp. 2618 carries:
- the hisB gene encoding imidazoleglycerol-phosphate dehydratase HisB, encoding MRTATIARKTNETEINVSINLDGTGAHTMATGIGFFDHMLDQLSRHSLIDMDVTCKGDLHIDFHHTAEDVGIALGQAIQKALGDKKGIRRYASCDLPMDGTLTRAALDVSGRPFLVFRAEFSRDKVGEMDTELFREFFQAFTMNAGITLHIENFYTDNNHHLAESMFKAVARALREAVEIDPRQADRVPSTKGTL
- a CDS encoding DUF2628 domain-containing protein — encoded protein: MTLYAIFDSKPGRPDLPAAVPEAFSWLAALLPPVFLVVHGLWLELVAWLLKVVALVVLSNFIGGDTAFLLYVVAAIWLGFAAAGLRRHALTWRGWTYRGERVAATADLAQLEALR
- the hisA gene encoding 1-(5-phosphoribosyl)-5-[(5-phosphoribosylamino)methylideneamino]imidazole-4-carboxamide isomerase, which produces MILFPAIDLKDGQCVRLKLGDMEQATVFNDDPAAQAKSFEDQGFQYLHVVDLNGAFAGESVNGAAVESILKTVKFPVQLGGGIRNLGHIESWLAKGLARVILGTVAVRDPALVKEAAQKWPGQVAVGIDARKGMVAVEGWAETSELSIIELAKRFEGAGVAAIIYTDIDRDGILAGINWDSTLELARTTSIPVIASGGLASMADIERLTQPDAAVLEGAISGRALYDGRIDSREALALLRSAA
- the hisH gene encoding imidazole glycerol phosphate synthase subunit HisH, whose amino-acid sequence is MSVVTIIDYGAGNLASAANAFRRVAEGTNTEILVTADPQQVRKADRIMLPGVGAFADCKAGLDAVPGMVDVLEERVIRGGTPFLGVCVGMQLLASEGREKTVTQGLGWIPGAVVRLTPSDANLKIPHMGWNTISATRPHALLAGIPDGLHAYFVHSYHLVTDTPDTLLATTDYGGQVTACVGRDNIFGTQFHPEKSQALGLKLIENFLSWTP